From the Notolabrus celidotus isolate fNotCel1 chromosome 12, fNotCel1.pri, whole genome shotgun sequence genome, one window contains:
- the LOC117822620 gene encoding neuronal acetylcholine receptor subunit alpha-7-like isoform X1: MTRLVRKMVAKKHPGEECSMWKAMALWLLILLTLLQVSVQGPHQRFLLRELLRDYNPMERPVANDSQALTVQFSYTLIQVMDVDEKNQIITTNAWLQMQWYDHYLQWNQSEYPGVKNLRFTPEQVWTPDILLYNSAHDKFDATFKTNVLVNSSGFCEYLPPGIFISTCTVDVRWFPFDIQRCELKFGSWTFDGWLLDLQMKEADVSGYMTNGEWDLLEVPGGRHEVFYDCCAEPYPDITFVVTLRRRTLFYALNLLIPCVLLSSMTLLVFLLPANSGEKISLGITVLLSLTVFMLMVAEIMPATSDSVPLIGQYFASTMVIVGMSVVATVIVLQFHHHNPNSGHMPRWVHLILLQWVPWFLRMKRPGEGAEPTLSNIQADCQSKTLSSPTTTTTTTATIPTPLPSILPQSLNSLQASLAQLNHPLPHPLPHRPGSQAVVIPNPNLRDPNLHPQPNGHLLYMGFQSFHMSAELDPVQRNRTTSHGRVNSGIGGGEGEGEAAGPAGDTPLHHQLPCSKFGSPPQETPLSPEPDPSTASSGPCGLDAVGGAGRSATSHNPSSTIRSIGVDNQLQALLTEVQFLVERVREQDRQLSLAEQWQFAAAVIDRLFLVGFSVFNIICTIAILMAAPNFGEALSKDFL, encoded by the exons ATGACTCGTTTAGTAAGGAAAATGGTTGCAAAGAAACACCCTGG TGAGGAATGCAGTATGTGGAAGGCTATGGCTCTCTGGCTGTTGATACTTTTGACTCTGCTACAGG TGTCAGTGCAGGGTCCTCACCAGCGCTTTCTGCTCCGAGAACTGCTGAGAGACTACAATCCCATGGAGAGACCGGTGGCCAACGACTCTCAGGCTCTTACTGTTCAGTTCTCCTATACTCTGATTCAGGTCATGGATGTG GATGAAAAGAACCAGATCATAACCACCAATGCCTGGCTGCAGATG CAGTGGTATGACCACTACCTTCAGTGGAACCAGTCTGAGTATCCTGGAGTCAAGAACCTTCGTTTCACGCCTGAGCAGGTCTGGACGCCTGATATTTTGTTATACAACAg TGCTCATGACAAGTTCGATGCCACCTTTAAAACCAATGTGCTGGTAAACTCCAGCGGCTTTTGTGAGTATCTGCCTCCAG GAATATTTATCAGCACATGCACTGTGGATGTTAGATGGTTTCCCTTCGACATCCAGCGCTGTGAGCTGAAGTTTGGCTCCTGGACGTTTGATGGCTGGCTGCTGGACCTCCAGATGAAGGAGGCGGATGTTTCAGGTTACATGACCAACGGAGAGTGGGACCTGCTGG AGGTTCCTGGAGGTCGTCATGAAGTTTTCTACGACTGCTGTGCAGAGCCATACCCTGACATTACCTTTGTGGTGACCTTAAGAAGGAGGACTTTATTTTACGCTCTCAATCTGCTCATCCCTTGtgtgctcctctcctccatgaCCCTGCTGGTCTTCCTGCTCCCTGCCAACTCGGGGGAGAAGATCAGCCTGG GCATCACAGTTCTGCTTTCTCTCACTGTCTTCATGCTGATGGTTGCAGAGATTATGCCCGCCACTTCAGATTCTGTGCCCCTGATTG GTCAGTACTTCGCCAGCACCATGGTGATTGTTGGTATGTCTGTGGTGGCAACAGTCATTGTCCTTCAGTTCCATCACCACAATCCAAACAGTGGACACATGCCACGCTGG GTGCACTTAATTCTGCTTCAGTGGGTTCCCTGGTTCCTGCGGATGAAGCGTCCAGGAGAGGGGGCAGAGCCGACTCTTTCTAACATCCAGGCCGACTGCCAGAGCAAAACCCTGTCCTCTCCCACCAccacaacaaccaccacagccacCATCCCCACACCCCTGCCTTCTATCCTTCCCCAGAGCCTCAACTCACTGCAGGCCAGCCTGGCTCAGCTCAACCACCCTCTGCCCCATCCACTGCCGCACAGGCCAGGCTCCCAGGCTGTTGTGATCCCTAATCCCAACCTCAGAGATCCCAATCTACATCCACAGCCCAATGGTCACCTGCTTTACATGGGGTTCCAGAGCTTTCATatgtctgcagagctggatCCAGTTCAGAGGAACAGAACTACAAGTCATGGGAGGGTTAACAGTGGAATAggtggaggggagggagagggtgaAGCAGCAGGACCAGCTGGAGATACACCCCTCCATCACCAACTCCCATGTTCAAAATTTGGGAGCCCCCCACAGGAAACTCCACTATCCCCTGAACCTGACCCGTCAACCGCTTCCTCTGGACCCTGCGGGCTGGATGCTGTTGGTGGAGCAGGGAGATCAGCTACTTCACACAACCCCAGCAGTACAATTCGATCCATCGGTGTAGACAACCAGCTGCAGGCTCTGCTTACAGAGGTGCAGTTTTTAGTGGAACGGGTCAGGGAGCAGGATCGGCAGCTCAGTCTGGCGGAGCAGTGGCAGTTCGCTGCAGCCGTCATCGACCGCTTGTTCTTGGTGGGGTTCAGTGTTTTTAACATCATCTGCACTATTGCCATTCTCATGGCTGCACCAAACTTTGGAGAAGCACTGTCGAAGGACTTCCTCTGA
- the LOC117822620 gene encoding neuronal acetylcholine receptor subunit alpha-7-like isoform X2 yields MERPVANDSQALTVQFSYTLIQVMDVDEKNQIITTNAWLQMQWYDHYLQWNQSEYPGVKNLRFTPEQVWTPDILLYNSAHDKFDATFKTNVLVNSSGFCEYLPPGIFISTCTVDVRWFPFDIQRCELKFGSWTFDGWLLDLQMKEADVSGYMTNGEWDLLEVPGGRHEVFYDCCAEPYPDITFVVTLRRRTLFYALNLLIPCVLLSSMTLLVFLLPANSGEKISLGITVLLSLTVFMLMVAEIMPATSDSVPLIGQYFASTMVIVGMSVVATVIVLQFHHHNPNSGHMPRWVHLILLQWVPWFLRMKRPGEGAEPTLSNIQADCQSKTLSSPTTTTTTTATIPTPLPSILPQSLNSLQASLAQLNHPLPHPLPHRPGSQAVVIPNPNLRDPNLHPQPNGHLLYMGFQSFHMSAELDPVQRNRTTSHGRVNSGIGGGEGEGEAAGPAGDTPLHHQLPCSKFGSPPQETPLSPEPDPSTASSGPCGLDAVGGAGRSATSHNPSSTIRSIGVDNQLQALLTEVQFLVERVREQDRQLSLAEQWQFAAAVIDRLFLVGFSVFNIICTIAILMAAPNFGEALSKDFL; encoded by the exons ATGGAGAGACCGGTGGCCAACGACTCTCAGGCTCTTACTGTTCAGTTCTCCTATACTCTGATTCAGGTCATGGATGTG GATGAAAAGAACCAGATCATAACCACCAATGCCTGGCTGCAGATG CAGTGGTATGACCACTACCTTCAGTGGAACCAGTCTGAGTATCCTGGAGTCAAGAACCTTCGTTTCACGCCTGAGCAGGTCTGGACGCCTGATATTTTGTTATACAACAg TGCTCATGACAAGTTCGATGCCACCTTTAAAACCAATGTGCTGGTAAACTCCAGCGGCTTTTGTGAGTATCTGCCTCCAG GAATATTTATCAGCACATGCACTGTGGATGTTAGATGGTTTCCCTTCGACATCCAGCGCTGTGAGCTGAAGTTTGGCTCCTGGACGTTTGATGGCTGGCTGCTGGACCTCCAGATGAAGGAGGCGGATGTTTCAGGTTACATGACCAACGGAGAGTGGGACCTGCTGG AGGTTCCTGGAGGTCGTCATGAAGTTTTCTACGACTGCTGTGCAGAGCCATACCCTGACATTACCTTTGTGGTGACCTTAAGAAGGAGGACTTTATTTTACGCTCTCAATCTGCTCATCCCTTGtgtgctcctctcctccatgaCCCTGCTGGTCTTCCTGCTCCCTGCCAACTCGGGGGAGAAGATCAGCCTGG GCATCACAGTTCTGCTTTCTCTCACTGTCTTCATGCTGATGGTTGCAGAGATTATGCCCGCCACTTCAGATTCTGTGCCCCTGATTG GTCAGTACTTCGCCAGCACCATGGTGATTGTTGGTATGTCTGTGGTGGCAACAGTCATTGTCCTTCAGTTCCATCACCACAATCCAAACAGTGGACACATGCCACGCTGG GTGCACTTAATTCTGCTTCAGTGGGTTCCCTGGTTCCTGCGGATGAAGCGTCCAGGAGAGGGGGCAGAGCCGACTCTTTCTAACATCCAGGCCGACTGCCAGAGCAAAACCCTGTCCTCTCCCACCAccacaacaaccaccacagccacCATCCCCACACCCCTGCCTTCTATCCTTCCCCAGAGCCTCAACTCACTGCAGGCCAGCCTGGCTCAGCTCAACCACCCTCTGCCCCATCCACTGCCGCACAGGCCAGGCTCCCAGGCTGTTGTGATCCCTAATCCCAACCTCAGAGATCCCAATCTACATCCACAGCCCAATGGTCACCTGCTTTACATGGGGTTCCAGAGCTTTCATatgtctgcagagctggatCCAGTTCAGAGGAACAGAACTACAAGTCATGGGAGGGTTAACAGTGGAATAggtggaggggagggagagggtgaAGCAGCAGGACCAGCTGGAGATACACCCCTCCATCACCAACTCCCATGTTCAAAATTTGGGAGCCCCCCACAGGAAACTCCACTATCCCCTGAACCTGACCCGTCAACCGCTTCCTCTGGACCCTGCGGGCTGGATGCTGTTGGTGGAGCAGGGAGATCAGCTACTTCACACAACCCCAGCAGTACAATTCGATCCATCGGTGTAGACAACCAGCTGCAGGCTCTGCTTACAGAGGTGCAGTTTTTAGTGGAACGGGTCAGGGAGCAGGATCGGCAGCTCAGTCTGGCGGAGCAGTGGCAGTTCGCTGCAGCCGTCATCGACCGCTTGTTCTTGGTGGGGTTCAGTGTTTTTAACATCATCTGCACTATTGCCATTCTCATGGCTGCACCAAACTTTGGAGAAGCACTGTCGAAGGACTTCCTCTGA
- the snx27b gene encoding sorting nexin-27b isoform X1, which yields MADVEGEGICSSIPPLPHPSSRNGSGSGNVTPGTGDSCQTATTVTSGPRLVRIVKSDSGYGFNVRGQVSEGGQLRSINGELYAPLQHVSAVLPGGAADRAGISKGDRILEVNSVNVEGATHKQVVDLIRAGERELVLAVLSVPPQEADCLDPGDDISAQSCYDYSDKQAVPISVPSYKHTELNQEKFVVYNVYMAGRQLCSKRYREFVILHQNLKREFANFTFPKLPGKWPFSLSEQQLDARRRGLEEYLEKVCSVRVIGESDIMQEFLSESDENYNGVSDVELRIAMPDKTTLTVRVRKNSTTDQVYQAVVMKLGMDSVTASYFALFEVINHTFARKLAPNEFPHKLYVQNYTSAIPGTCLTLRKWLFTTEEEILLNDNQLAVNYFFHQAVDDVKKSFIKAEEKNYQLQKLAEQKKMSMYLSLLRSCEGYNEIIFPHCSCDSRRKGHVITAISIHHFKLHACTEEGTLENQVIAFDWGEMQRWDTDEEGMAFCFEYARGEKKPRWVKIFTPYFNYMQECFERVFCELKWRKEVEEEATDKDNKNCSKDEYFPAAEAQKGWRHLGREIITS from the exons atggcggacgTCGAGGGAGAAGGAATCTGCTCATCTATCCCTCCGTTGCCGCACCCTTCGTCTCGTAACGGCTCTGGTAGCGGTAACGTTACACCGGGAACCGGCGACAGCTGCCAGACGGCAACCACCGTTACTTCAGGCCCACGGCTAGTCCGGATAGTGAAGTCTGACTCGGGCTATGGGTTTAATGTCCGGGGACAAGTTAGTGAAGGAGGGCAACTTCGGAGCATAAACGGGGAACTGTACGCTCCTCTGCAGCATGTGAGCGCTGTGTTACCGGGAGGTGCCGCCGACAGAGCCGGTATATCGAAGGGGGACAGGATCCTCGAGGT TAACAGTGTGAATGTAGAAGGAGCAACCCACAAGCAAGTGGTGGACCTGATCCGGgctggagagagggagctgGTGCTGGCTGTGCTGTCCGTTCCGCCACAAGAGGCTGACTGCCTTGATCCAGGAGACGACATTTCAGCTCAGTCCTGCTATGACTACTCTGATAAGCAGGCCGTCCCAATCTCTGTGCCAagctacaaacacacagagctcaaCCAGGAAAAGTTTGTG GTATATAACGTCTACATGGCAGGCAGGCAACTTTGTTCCAAGCGTTACCGAGAATTTGTGATCCTACACCAAAACTTGAAGAGAGAGTTTGCCAATTTTACATTCCCAAAGCTGCCTGGGAAGTGGCCTTTTTCCCTGTCGGAGCAGCAGCTGGACGCACGACGCAGAGGCCTTGAAGAATACTTAGAGAAAG TGTGCTCTGTGCGGGTAATTGGTGAAAGTGACATCATGCAGGAGTTCCTGTCTGAATCAGATGAG AACTACAATGGTGTGTCGGATGTGGAGTTGAGAATAGCCATGCCGGATAAAACTACACTCACTGTTAGAGTTCGCAAAAACTCCACTACAGACCAAGTCTACCAG gCTGTGGTTATGAAGCTCGGCATGGACAGCGTAACCGCCAGCTACTTTGCTCTGTTTGAGGTCATCAACCACACCTTTG cACGCAAGCTCGCCCCGAATGAATTCCCCCACAAACTGTATGTACAGAATTATACCTCAGCCATACCGGGAACCTGCCTCACCCTGCGCAAGTGGCTCTTCACCACAGAAGAGGAGATTCTGCTCAATGACAACCAGCTCGCTGTCAACTACTTTTTCCACCAG GCTGTGGATGACGTGAAGAAAAGCTTCATCAAAGCAGAGGAGAAGAACTACCAGCTGCAGAAGCTGGCTGAGCAGAAGAAAATGTCCATG TATCTGAGTTTGTTAAGGAGTTGCGAGGGCTACAATGAAATCATATTCCCCCACTGTTCCTGCGATTCCAGACGTAAAGGCCACGTCATAACAGCCATCAGCATTCACCACTTCAAGCTGCACGCCTGCACAGAGGAAGGGACACTTGAG AATCAGGTTATTGCATTCGACTGGGGGGAGATGCAGAGATGGGACACAGATGAAGAGGGCATGGCCTTCTGCTTTGAATACGCACGAGGAGAGAAGAAACCACGCTGGGTGAAGATTTTCACACCCTAT TTCAACTACATGCAGGAATGCTTTGAGAGAGTCTTCTGTGAGCTGAAGTGGAGGAAGGAG gtggaagaggaggccaCAGACAAGGACAATAAGAACTGCAGTAAAGATG AATATTTTCCAGCTGCTGAGGCACAGAAGGGATGGAGGCACCTAGGAAGGGAGATCATTACTTCTTAA
- the snx27b gene encoding sorting nexin-27b isoform X3 gives MGRGGKTGREFSILTAWWIKLSLSLLVLKCNSVNVEGATHKQVVDLIRAGERELVLAVLSVPPQEADCLDPGDDISAQSCYDYSDKQAVPISVPSYKHTELNQEKFVVYNVYMAGRQLCSKRYREFVILHQNLKREFANFTFPKLPGKWPFSLSEQQLDARRRGLEEYLEKVCSVRVIGESDIMQEFLSESDENYNGVSDVELRIAMPDKTTLTVRVRKNSTTDQVYQAVVMKLGMDSVTASYFALFEVINHTFARKLAPNEFPHKLYVQNYTSAIPGTCLTLRKWLFTTEEEILLNDNQLAVNYFFHQAVDDVKKSFIKAEEKNYQLQKLAEQKKMSMYLSLLRSCEGYNEIIFPHCSCDSRRKGHVITAISIHHFKLHACTEEGTLENQVIAFDWGEMQRWDTDEEGMAFCFEYARGEKKPRWVKIFTPYFNYMQECFERVFCELKWRKEVEEEATDKDNKNCSKDEYFPAAEAQKGWRHLGREIITS, from the exons atggggagagggggcaaaacagggagagagttcagcatcctgactgcctggtggataaaactgtccctcagtctgctggttctcaAGTG TAACAGTGTGAATGTAGAAGGAGCAACCCACAAGCAAGTGGTGGACCTGATCCGGgctggagagagggagctgGTGCTGGCTGTGCTGTCCGTTCCGCCACAAGAGGCTGACTGCCTTGATCCAGGAGACGACATTTCAGCTCAGTCCTGCTATGACTACTCTGATAAGCAGGCCGTCCCAATCTCTGTGCCAagctacaaacacacagagctcaaCCAGGAAAAGTTTGTG GTATATAACGTCTACATGGCAGGCAGGCAACTTTGTTCCAAGCGTTACCGAGAATTTGTGATCCTACACCAAAACTTGAAGAGAGAGTTTGCCAATTTTACATTCCCAAAGCTGCCTGGGAAGTGGCCTTTTTCCCTGTCGGAGCAGCAGCTGGACGCACGACGCAGAGGCCTTGAAGAATACTTAGAGAAAG TGTGCTCTGTGCGGGTAATTGGTGAAAGTGACATCATGCAGGAGTTCCTGTCTGAATCAGATGAG AACTACAATGGTGTGTCGGATGTGGAGTTGAGAATAGCCATGCCGGATAAAACTACACTCACTGTTAGAGTTCGCAAAAACTCCACTACAGACCAAGTCTACCAG gCTGTGGTTATGAAGCTCGGCATGGACAGCGTAACCGCCAGCTACTTTGCTCTGTTTGAGGTCATCAACCACACCTTTG cACGCAAGCTCGCCCCGAATGAATTCCCCCACAAACTGTATGTACAGAATTATACCTCAGCCATACCGGGAACCTGCCTCACCCTGCGCAAGTGGCTCTTCACCACAGAAGAGGAGATTCTGCTCAATGACAACCAGCTCGCTGTCAACTACTTTTTCCACCAG GCTGTGGATGACGTGAAGAAAAGCTTCATCAAAGCAGAGGAGAAGAACTACCAGCTGCAGAAGCTGGCTGAGCAGAAGAAAATGTCCATG TATCTGAGTTTGTTAAGGAGTTGCGAGGGCTACAATGAAATCATATTCCCCCACTGTTCCTGCGATTCCAGACGTAAAGGCCACGTCATAACAGCCATCAGCATTCACCACTTCAAGCTGCACGCCTGCACAGAGGAAGGGACACTTGAG AATCAGGTTATTGCATTCGACTGGGGGGAGATGCAGAGATGGGACACAGATGAAGAGGGCATGGCCTTCTGCTTTGAATACGCACGAGGAGAGAAGAAACCACGCTGGGTGAAGATTTTCACACCCTAT TTCAACTACATGCAGGAATGCTTTGAGAGAGTCTTCTGTGAGCTGAAGTGGAGGAAGGAG gtggaagaggaggccaCAGACAAGGACAATAAGAACTGCAGTAAAGATG AATATTTTCCAGCTGCTGAGGCACAGAAGGGATGGAGGCACCTAGGAAGGGAGATCATTACTTCTTAA
- the snx27b gene encoding sorting nexin-27b isoform X2, which yields MADVEGEGICSSIPPLPHPSSRNGSGSGNVTPGTGDSCQTATTVTSGPRLVRIVKSDSGYGFNVRGQVSEGGQLRSINGELYAPLQHVSAVLPGGAADRAGISKGDRILEVNSVNVEGATHKQVVDLIRAGERELVLAVLSVPPQEADCLDPGDDISAQSCYDYSDKQAVPISVPSYKHTELNQEKFVVYNVYMAGRQLCSKRYREFVILHQNLKREFANFTFPKLPGKWPFSLSEQQLDARRRGLEEYLEKVCSVRVIGESDIMQEFLSESDENYNGVSDVELRIAMPDKTTLTVRVRKNSTTDQVYQAVVMKLGMDSVTASYFALFEVINHTFARKLAPNEFPHKLYVQNYTSAIPGTCLTLRKWLFTTEEEILLNDNQLAVNYFFHQAVDDVKKSFIKAEEKNYQLQKLAEQKKMSMYLSLLRSCEGYNEIIFPHCSCDSRRKGHVITAISIHHFKLHACTEEGTLENQVIAFDWGEMQRWDTDEEGMAFCFEYARGEKKPRWVKIFTPYFNYMQECFERVFCELKWRKEVEEEATDKDNKNCSKDGMCGKNIFQLLRHRRDGGT from the exons atggcggacgTCGAGGGAGAAGGAATCTGCTCATCTATCCCTCCGTTGCCGCACCCTTCGTCTCGTAACGGCTCTGGTAGCGGTAACGTTACACCGGGAACCGGCGACAGCTGCCAGACGGCAACCACCGTTACTTCAGGCCCACGGCTAGTCCGGATAGTGAAGTCTGACTCGGGCTATGGGTTTAATGTCCGGGGACAAGTTAGTGAAGGAGGGCAACTTCGGAGCATAAACGGGGAACTGTACGCTCCTCTGCAGCATGTGAGCGCTGTGTTACCGGGAGGTGCCGCCGACAGAGCCGGTATATCGAAGGGGGACAGGATCCTCGAGGT TAACAGTGTGAATGTAGAAGGAGCAACCCACAAGCAAGTGGTGGACCTGATCCGGgctggagagagggagctgGTGCTGGCTGTGCTGTCCGTTCCGCCACAAGAGGCTGACTGCCTTGATCCAGGAGACGACATTTCAGCTCAGTCCTGCTATGACTACTCTGATAAGCAGGCCGTCCCAATCTCTGTGCCAagctacaaacacacagagctcaaCCAGGAAAAGTTTGTG GTATATAACGTCTACATGGCAGGCAGGCAACTTTGTTCCAAGCGTTACCGAGAATTTGTGATCCTACACCAAAACTTGAAGAGAGAGTTTGCCAATTTTACATTCCCAAAGCTGCCTGGGAAGTGGCCTTTTTCCCTGTCGGAGCAGCAGCTGGACGCACGACGCAGAGGCCTTGAAGAATACTTAGAGAAAG TGTGCTCTGTGCGGGTAATTGGTGAAAGTGACATCATGCAGGAGTTCCTGTCTGAATCAGATGAG AACTACAATGGTGTGTCGGATGTGGAGTTGAGAATAGCCATGCCGGATAAAACTACACTCACTGTTAGAGTTCGCAAAAACTCCACTACAGACCAAGTCTACCAG gCTGTGGTTATGAAGCTCGGCATGGACAGCGTAACCGCCAGCTACTTTGCTCTGTTTGAGGTCATCAACCACACCTTTG cACGCAAGCTCGCCCCGAATGAATTCCCCCACAAACTGTATGTACAGAATTATACCTCAGCCATACCGGGAACCTGCCTCACCCTGCGCAAGTGGCTCTTCACCACAGAAGAGGAGATTCTGCTCAATGACAACCAGCTCGCTGTCAACTACTTTTTCCACCAG GCTGTGGATGACGTGAAGAAAAGCTTCATCAAAGCAGAGGAGAAGAACTACCAGCTGCAGAAGCTGGCTGAGCAGAAGAAAATGTCCATG TATCTGAGTTTGTTAAGGAGTTGCGAGGGCTACAATGAAATCATATTCCCCCACTGTTCCTGCGATTCCAGACGTAAAGGCCACGTCATAACAGCCATCAGCATTCACCACTTCAAGCTGCACGCCTGCACAGAGGAAGGGACACTTGAG AATCAGGTTATTGCATTCGACTGGGGGGAGATGCAGAGATGGGACACAGATGAAGAGGGCATGGCCTTCTGCTTTGAATACGCACGAGGAGAGAAGAAACCACGCTGGGTGAAGATTTTCACACCCTAT TTCAACTACATGCAGGAATGCTTTGAGAGAGTCTTCTGTGAGCTGAAGTGGAGGAAGGAG gtggaagaggaggccaCAGACAAGGACAATAAGAACTGCAGTAAAGATGGTATGTGTGGCAAG AATATTTTCCAGCTGCTGAGGCACAGAAGGGATGGAGGCACCTAG